One Chryseobacterium sp. StRB126 genomic region harbors:
- a CDS encoding FISUMP domain-containing protein, producing the protein MKKKFLLPIYISISSFSLAQVGINQPNPNLSADLELGSTNKSLLLNRIPNTGVINNPVNGMLIYDVSEQCVKAFQGGAWSQCFWKETPAFTLNCGAATFTPSSATQGLSYTGTLTIPYTNGDGSAYAGQTFQSNGLTATLAPGTFAVGNGTLQLSVAGFPISSGTATFNITINGSTCSNLTLVVNPGTPIIPPNITIEGRYFIASVYDQDYSPFTTPTGPATTARPVAADGTPETLVDLQGIIPTSGLTVYVPATATGSGTVGAWSQTINIPANLTEDGISRNITLSWNSQSYNASTKSITATLKSEVGTLNARKLDVNAGIGNDYLGVLLGKFLLPNSGTPKGYEVRIIAAIPDRMFNEPDVQGNFNHNFLYLPIQAEDNNVWLNHNLGADYTNVNGPNFNLGQKATSSSDYRAYGSLFQWGRRPDAHELINWTGPNNGTPVNGTTGVKSDVPANPLFIAVGGDWRVNPNSNLWDNSTSTNNPCPVGFKVPTRAQLTNYLNMNVLNGASGASASKLGLTVPGIRDAGQGTLSSVYTGQQGFYWSSTTDAVANPAAYVLQIPTFGTANTTSGSSKSQGNSVRCIKE; encoded by the coding sequence ATGAAAAAAAAGTTTTTATTACCTATTTACATTAGTATTAGCTCTTTTTCCCTTGCTCAGGTTGGAATTAATCAACCTAATCCCAATCTAAGTGCAGATCTTGAACTTGGATCTACCAATAAGAGTTTATTACTGAACAGAATTCCAAATACAGGAGTGATTAATAATCCGGTTAACGGGATGTTGATCTATGATGTATCAGAGCAATGTGTAAAGGCTTTCCAGGGAGGCGCCTGGTCTCAATGCTTTTGGAAAGAGACGCCTGCTTTTACCCTAAATTGCGGAGCCGCTACATTTACTCCTAGTTCAGCAACACAAGGATTATCTTATACAGGAACTTTAACTATCCCTTATACTAATGGAGACGGAAGCGCCTACGCTGGACAAACTTTTCAGTCGAATGGGCTAACTGCTACACTTGCTCCGGGAACTTTTGCTGTTGGAAATGGAACCTTACAACTCTCTGTAGCAGGTTTTCCTATCAGTTCTGGAACAGCAACATTTAATATTACCATCAATGGAAGTACTTGTTCTAACCTTACTCTAGTAGTAAATCCGGGTACCCCTATAATTCCGCCCAATATAACAATAGAAGGGCGTTACTTTATTGCTTCTGTTTATGATCAGGACTATTCTCCATTTACAACTCCTACTGGGCCAGCTACAACCGCAAGACCAGTTGCTGCTGACGGAACACCTGAAACATTAGTTGATCTGCAGGGAATAATTCCTACTTCTGGCCTTACGGTCTATGTTCCTGCAACAGCTACCGGAAGTGGAACTGTAGGGGCTTGGAGCCAAACCATTAATATACCAGCCAACCTTACAGAGGATGGAATTTCAAGAAATATTACCTTATCATGGAATTCTCAATCATATAATGCTTCTACTAAATCAATTACTGCAACACTGAAATCCGAAGTTGGGACTTTAAATGCCCGCAAGCTGGATGTAAATGCAGGAATTGGAAATGATTACCTTGGAGTATTATTAGGAAAATTCTTATTACCTAATTCTGGAACTCCAAAAGGATATGAAGTCCGTATCATAGCAGCTATTCCTGATAGAATGTTTAATGAACCTGATGTTCAGGGGAATTTCAACCATAACTTCCTTTATCTTCCTATACAGGCTGAAGATAATAATGTATGGCTGAATCACAATTTAGGAGCAGATTATACCAATGTGAACGGACCTAATTTCAATCTCGGTCAAAAAGCAACATCTTCATCAGATTATCGTGCTTACGGATCTTTATTCCAGTGGGGAAGAAGACCAGATGCTCATGAATTGATTAACTGGACAGGGCCAAACAACGGAACTCCTGTTAATGGGACTACTGGAGTGAAAAGTGATGTACCGGCTAATCCATTGTTTATTGCTGTGGGTGGAGACTGGAGAGTAAATCCTAATTCAAATTTATGGGATAATTCAACTTCTACCAACAATCCATGTCCTGTAGGATTTAAAGTTCCAACAAGAGCTCAGTTAACAAACTACTTGAACATGAATGTTTTAAATGGAGCTTCTGGAGCTTCTGCAAGTAAACTAGGCTTAACTGTACCTGGAATACGAGATGCAGGGCAGGGAACACTGTCTTCTGTATATACAGGACAACAGGGCTTCTATTGGAGCAGTACAACTGATGCTGTAGCCAATCCAGCAGCTTATGTTCTACAGATTCCAACATTTGGAACTGCCAATACAACCAGTGGATCTTCCAAATCACAAGGAAATTCAGTTCGTTGTATTAAAGAATAA